The Fructilactobacillus ixorae genome has a window encoding:
- a CDS encoding tRNA1(Val) (adenine(37)-N6)-methyltransferase has protein sequence MEHVELLPGERIDQLYQNHIQIIQSDEVFSFSLDAVLLANFTQVKQSAKTQIVDLCAGNGAVGLFLSPKTRGQITEIEIQARLCDMARRSVQLNQLENQVHVKHADLNQSLRFFGKETVDTVTVNPPYFPVQATSRKNPNEHLAIARHELKTNLDEVVTMASELLKPWGKLFMVHRPDRLLEILTTLQKQRLAPKRLQFVHPRDNRAANMVLIAASKDGQAAGLKVQPPLIVYDQDHYTPAVRKLLYGN, from the coding sequence ATGGAGCACGTCGAACTCTTGCCGGGAGAACGAATCGATCAGCTGTATCAAAACCACATTCAAATCATTCAAAGCGATGAAGTTTTTTCCTTTTCACTCGATGCGGTGCTCCTTGCTAATTTTACCCAGGTTAAGCAAAGTGCGAAAACTCAGATTGTTGATTTGTGTGCTGGTAACGGAGCGGTTGGCCTCTTTTTGAGTCCCAAAACGCGGGGCCAAATTACGGAAATTGAAATTCAGGCGCGCTTATGTGACATGGCGCGCCGCAGTGTCCAGTTAAATCAATTGGAAAACCAGGTGCACGTCAAACATGCGGATTTAAACCAAAGTTTGCGATTTTTTGGCAAAGAAACGGTTGATACTGTCACCGTCAACCCACCGTACTTCCCAGTCCAAGCGACTAGTCGGAAAAATCCGAATGAGCACCTTGCAATTGCCCGGCACGAGTTAAAAACCAACCTGGACGAAGTTGTAACGATGGCGAGTGAATTACTGAAACCATGGGGTAAACTCTTTATGGTACATCGTCCTGACCGGCTCTTAGAGATTTTGACCACCTTGCAAAAGCAGCGGTTAGCGCCCAAGCGGTTGCAGTTTGTCCATCCGCGCGACAACCGGGCTGCCAACATGGTTCTGATTGCGGCAAGCAAAGATGGTCAGGCCGCTGGATTAAAGGTCCAACCGCCGTTAATTGTGTACGATCAGGATCACTATACGCCGGCAGTAAGGAAGCTTTTATATGGAAACTAA
- the rpsB gene encoding 30S ribosomal protein S2, whose product MAVVTMKQLLEAGVHFGHQTRRWDPKMAKYIFTERNGIYIIDLQKTVKLLGVAYNFMKDSAADDAVVLFVGTKKQAQDSVEEEAKRSGAFYVNHRWLGGTLTNWNTIQKRIKYLKDLKKMATDGTFERLPKKEASLLVKQTEKLERFLGGIEDMPKVPDVMFIVDPHKEQIALKEAQKLNIPVIAMVDTNTDPDGIDYVIPSNDDAIRAIRLITSTMADAIIEGRQGEDDVSEAAFEDQSDEPAADNEE is encoded by the coding sequence ATGGCTGTAGTAACAATGAAACAATTATTAGAAGCTGGGGTTCACTTTGGACACCAAACTCGTCGTTGGGATCCGAAGATGGCAAAGTACATCTTTACGGAACGCAACGGAATTTACATCATCGACTTGCAAAAGACGGTGAAACTGTTAGGAGTTGCTTACAACTTCATGAAGGATTCGGCTGCTGACGACGCCGTCGTTCTCTTCGTGGGAACTAAGAAACAAGCCCAAGATTCCGTTGAAGAAGAAGCAAAACGGTCTGGGGCTTTCTACGTTAACCACCGTTGGTTAGGGGGAACCCTAACCAACTGGAACACCATCCAAAAACGGATCAAGTACTTGAAGGATCTGAAGAAGATGGCTACCGATGGCACGTTCGAACGGTTACCAAAGAAGGAAGCTTCATTATTAGTTAAGCAAACTGAAAAGTTGGAACGTTTCTTGGGCGGAATCGAAGACATGCCGAAAGTTCCAGATGTAATGTTCATTGTTGATCCTCACAAAGAACAAATTGCTTTGAAAGAAGCTCAGAAGTTAAACATTCCAGTAATTGCGATGGTTGATACGAATACTGATCCAGATGGAATCGACTACGTAATTCCTTCTAATGATGACGCCATTCGGGCAATCCGTTTGATTACTTCAACGATGGCTGATGCCATCATTGAAGGTCGTCAAGGTGAAGATGACGTTAGCGAAGCCGCCTTTGAAGACCAAAGTGACGAACCAGCTGCTGACAACGAAGAATAG
- a CDS encoding proline--tRNA ligase has product MKQSRMLIPTQKQDPTGAEALSHRMLLRAGYIQQVSAGTYAYLPLAYRVLEKIERIIKRHMDAAAACEMLVPEIIPAKFWRDSGRYETYGDELFKLQNRHDTEFILGPTHEETFTELIKASVKSYKKLPLNLYQIQSKFRDEDRPRYGLLRSREFIMLDAYSFSADDADLDQIYKEMRTAFEAIFNQIGLNYRGIIGDSGSMGGSDSMEFSAPAAVGEDTIVYSDDSEYAANLEMATNLFVPQKSHAEMEPLELVATPDVKTITQVTKFFDVQPDQVVKSLLYVADGQLVVVLLRGDQVVNEAKLKHVLAADTLELATPDQVVTNFHVQPGSVGPFELPVGTKVVADEYVQPLVNAVVGANQTDHHYQGFNPTRDLPDLEYVDVRTVREGDISPDGSGELQFTKGIEIGHIFKLGTRYSKVLGADILDENGRQQPMIMGCYGIGVSRLLSAVAEQQADENGLVWPTAIAPFDVHVIPTNVKKAEQVELATQITQVLEAAGYDVLVDDRKERAGVKFADADLIGIPVRVTIGKKADEGIVEVKIRKTGETVETKVDDLQNTITILAKEM; this is encoded by the coding sequence ATGAAACAATCAAGAATGTTAATCCCCACCCAAAAACAGGATCCAACGGGCGCGGAAGCCCTAAGTCACCGGATGCTACTGCGGGCCGGATATATTCAACAGGTCTCGGCTGGAACGTATGCCTACCTACCATTGGCGTATCGGGTGTTAGAAAAAATCGAACGGATCATTAAGCGGCACATGGATGCGGCGGCTGCCTGTGAAATGCTCGTTCCAGAAATCATTCCCGCTAAATTTTGGCGGGATTCGGGGCGGTATGAAACTTATGGAGACGAACTTTTTAAGTTGCAGAACCGCCATGATACCGAATTCATCCTGGGCCCAACGCACGAAGAAACCTTTACAGAGTTAATCAAGGCTTCGGTGAAATCCTACAAGAAGTTACCGTTAAATTTATATCAGATTCAAAGTAAATTTCGCGATGAAGATCGGCCCCGTTATGGACTCTTACGAAGTCGCGAATTCATTATGTTGGATGCCTATTCATTTTCAGCTGATGATGCAGACCTAGATCAAATCTATAAAGAAATGCGGACGGCCTTTGAAGCCATTTTCAACCAAATTGGTCTGAACTACCGAGGTATCATTGGCGATAGTGGTAGTATGGGGGGCTCTGATTCCATGGAATTTTCCGCCCCCGCTGCGGTTGGAGAGGATACAATTGTCTATTCTGATGACAGTGAGTATGCCGCTAACCTAGAAATGGCCACTAACTTATTTGTGCCCCAAAAGTCTCATGCGGAGATGGAACCCTTAGAGTTGGTTGCAACGCCGGACGTAAAGACGATTACGCAAGTCACAAAGTTTTTCGATGTGCAACCAGACCAAGTTGTAAAAAGCCTCCTCTACGTGGCGGATGGACAGCTGGTGGTCGTTTTACTGCGGGGTGATCAGGTCGTCAATGAAGCGAAACTCAAACATGTCCTCGCGGCGGACACCCTTGAGCTAGCAACCCCCGACCAAGTGGTAACGAACTTCCACGTTCAGCCGGGTTCCGTGGGACCATTTGAGTTGCCAGTGGGAACGAAGGTGGTGGCGGATGAATACGTGCAACCCCTCGTGAATGCCGTGGTGGGGGCGAACCAAACTGATCACCACTACCAGGGCTTTAACCCCACTCGGGATCTACCTGACCTTGAGTACGTAGACGTACGGACCGTCCGAGAAGGAGACATTTCTCCAGATGGAAGTGGTGAATTGCAATTTACCAAGGGGATTGAAATTGGCCACATTTTCAAACTCGGAACCCGCTACTCCAAAGTATTGGGGGCTGACATTTTAGATGAAAATGGCCGGCAACAACCAATGATCATGGGTTGCTATGGCATTGGGGTGAGCCGGTTACTATCAGCGGTTGCCGAACAGCAAGCAGATGAAAACGGGTTGGTATGGCCAACTGCCATCGCGCCGTTTGATGTGCATGTGATTCCAACGAACGTGAAGAAAGCAGAGCAGGTCGAACTAGCGACACAAATTACCCAGGTGCTCGAAGCAGCCGGGTATGATGTGCTCGTTGATGACCGCAAAGAACGGGCCGGAGTTAAATTTGCCGATGCCGATTTGATTGGAATCCCAGTTCGAGTGACGATTGGGAAAAAGGCTGATGAAGGCATCGTCGAAGTGAAGATTCGCAAAACCGGTGAAACCGTTGAAACCAAAGTTGATGATTTACAAAATACCATTACTATTTTAGCTAAAGAGATGTAA
- a CDS encoding YneF family protein: protein MAAWIWILLIILALVAGAVAGFFLARKYMEKYLKDNPPINEEQLKAMMLQMGQKPSKKKLNQMMIAMKRNAK, encoded by the coding sequence ATGGCAGCCTGGATTTGGATTTTATTAATTATTTTAGCCCTCGTCGCTGGAGCAGTAGCAGGGTTCTTCTTAGCTCGGAAGTACATGGAAAAGTATCTGAAGGATAACCCGCCAATTAACGAGGAACAGCTAAAGGCTATGATGTTGCAAATGGGACAGAAACCTTCCAAGAAGAAACTGAACCAAATGATGATTGCAATGAAACGCAATGCTAAATAA
- the frr gene encoding ribosome recycling factor, with the protein MNTKELTQETKRKMDKAQSVLESELGQMRAGRANASILKPVVVDYYGAQTPLVQVASVSVPEPRMIMVTPYDKTALENIEKGILEADLGLNPMNDGDNIRIQIPQLTEERRQEIAKKAKATGEQSKVAVRNVRRESMDAIKQANKADEINDDEAHQVEDQIQKLTDAAIKGIDQIVKDKQASILND; encoded by the coding sequence ATGAATACTAAAGAACTGACGCAAGAAACAAAACGTAAAATGGACAAGGCGCAATCAGTGTTAGAAAGTGAGCTCGGGCAAATGCGAGCTGGGCGCGCCAACGCTAGTATTTTGAAACCGGTCGTGGTGGACTACTACGGCGCCCAGACACCCTTGGTTCAGGTGGCGTCTGTTTCTGTTCCGGAACCCCGGATGATTATGGTCACCCCCTACGATAAAACCGCCCTTGAAAACATTGAAAAGGGAATTTTAGAAGCTGATTTGGGCTTAAATCCAATGAACGATGGGGATAACATCCGGATTCAGATTCCGCAACTAACAGAAGAGCGGCGCCAAGAAATTGCCAAAAAAGCCAAGGCAACGGGAGAACAGAGTAAGGTGGCAGTTCGGAACGTGCGCCGGGAAAGCATGGATGCCATTAAACAAGCCAATAAGGCAGATGAAATTAATGATGATGAGGCTCACCAAGTTGAAGATCAAATTCAAAAATTAACTGATGCGGCGATTAAGGGGATTGACCAGATTGTAAAAGACAAACAAGCTTCGATTTTAAACGACTAA
- a CDS encoding DUF896 domain-containing protein → MLLWKKSEKGVGNVADDEKLKQLIPRINELAHKAQAEGLTDEEKAEQEKLRKEYLKRFKANFKTQLEMTQLYDKDGNEVTPEPVKEVQRKKNLRDD, encoded by the coding sequence ATGCTATTATGGAAGAAATCAGAAAAAGGAGTGGGAAACGTGGCAGATGACGAAAAGTTAAAACAGCTAATTCCCCGCATTAATGAGTTAGCCCATAAGGCGCAGGCCGAAGGTTTAACTGATGAGGAAAAAGCAGAACAAGAAAAGTTACGTAAAGAGTACTTAAAACGGTTCAAAGCCAACTTTAAAACGCAGTTAGAAATGACGCAGTTGTATGATAAGGATGGTAATGAAGTAACTCCCGAACCGGTTAAAGAAGTGCAACGGAAAAAGAATTTACGGGATGACTAA
- the tsf gene encoding translation elongation factor Ts gives MMADITAKQVKDLRDKTSAGMMDAKKALVEADGDEQKAIEILREKGVAKAQKKSGNTAANGLTQVAIDGDQAAIVEINSETDFVAANDDFKNLVDAVASVIALEQPADVAAALKLSLGNDTVEDAIIHTSQITGEKITLRRFATMTKTADQTFGKYLHNGGEIGVLVKIDGANETVAKDVSMHVAAENPEFLTQADISADRLDHEQEVLKKEALNEGKPESIVEKMVAGRLHKFLAGICLADQPFVKDQDQTVAQYVEANDGKLAAFVRYQVGEGIEEVSEGATE, from the coding sequence ATTATGGCTGATATTACTGCTAAGCAAGTCAAAGATTTACGTGACAAGACCAGTGCCGGAATGATGGATGCAAAGAAGGCGCTTGTTGAAGCCGACGGTGACGAACAAAAGGCAATTGAAATTTTACGGGAAAAAGGAGTTGCCAAAGCCCAGAAGAAGAGTGGCAACACGGCTGCAAATGGATTAACGCAAGTTGCCATTGATGGGGACCAGGCTGCGATCGTTGAAATCAACTCGGAAACTGACTTTGTGGCTGCTAACGACGACTTCAAAAACCTCGTGGATGCCGTTGCAAGTGTAATTGCTTTAGAACAACCAGCTGATGTTGCCGCAGCTTTAAAGTTATCATTAGGAAATGACACGGTTGAAGATGCCATCATTCACACGAGCCAAATTACGGGGGAAAAGATTACCCTCCGGCGCTTTGCTACCATGACGAAAACGGCTGACCAAACCTTTGGGAAGTACCTACACAACGGTGGAGAAATTGGCGTGCTCGTAAAGATTGACGGTGCAAACGAAACGGTAGCAAAGGACGTTTCCATGCACGTGGCGGCTGAAAACCCTGAGTTCTTAACTCAAGCTGACATTTCGGCTGACCGGTTGGATCACGAACAGGAAGTGTTGAAGAAGGAAGCCCTTAATGAAGGTAAGCCTGAAAGCATTGTCGAAAAGATGGTTGCCGGTCGCTTGCACAAGTTCTTGGCTGGCATTTGTTTAGCCGACCAACCATTCGTGAAGGATCAAGACCAAACGGTGGCTCAATACGTGGAAGCCAACGATGGTAAGTTAGCTGCTTTCGTTCGTTACCAAGTTGGTGAAGGAATCGAAGAAGTTAGTGAAGGCGCAACTGAATAA
- a CDS encoding GIY-YIG nuclease family protein gives METKHFYFYVLLCNDGSFYGGFTTDVVRRFATHQAGKGAKYTKAHRPVSLLFSAEYPNRHTALQAEYSFKHQSRAQKEAFLQNQGVSPQQWHA, from the coding sequence ATGGAAACTAAACACTTTTATTTTTACGTGCTGTTGTGCAATGATGGCTCATTTTATGGGGGCTTTACCACTGACGTCGTCAGGCGCTTCGCTACCCATCAAGCTGGAAAGGGGGCCAAGTATACTAAAGCTCATCGCCCCGTTTCCTTATTATTCTCAGCCGAATATCCGAACCGCCACACCGCTTTGCAAGCGGAATATTCCTTTAAGCACCAATCACGTGCACAAAAGGAAGCCTTTTTACAGAACCAGGGAGTTTCGCCGCAACAGTGGCACGCCTAG
- a CDS encoding lysophospholipid acyltransferase family protein: MFYTVAFSIIKWIILIFNGKPELKNQQRIPTGNYVLIATHRTWFDMLYFGAFLLPKHFYFIAKKELFKNPIVAWGLRKCNVEPVDRTNPGISVIKNPVKVLKKTDLSVLIFPSGTRHSTKLKGGAALIAKMAQVPMLPVVYQGPLTLKAVFLRQRAHINFGEPIYVPKSNKLTDADQVAVEAQMAAAFATLDRELNPNYVYHDHTKKTTKS; encoded by the coding sequence TTGTTTTATACAGTGGCCTTCTCCATCATTAAATGGATCATTCTGATTTTTAACGGTAAACCAGAGCTCAAGAATCAGCAACGCATTCCGACTGGCAACTACGTCCTGATTGCCACCCACCGCACCTGGTTTGACATGCTCTACTTTGGTGCATTTCTGCTACCAAAGCATTTTTATTTCATCGCTAAAAAAGAGCTGTTCAAAAACCCAATTGTGGCTTGGGGACTGCGCAAGTGTAACGTTGAACCAGTCGATCGTACCAATCCCGGGATTTCCGTTATTAAAAACCCGGTCAAGGTCCTAAAAAAAACTGACCTGTCGGTGTTAATTTTCCCCTCCGGGACTAGACACTCGACCAAGTTAAAGGGAGGAGCCGCCCTCATTGCAAAGATGGCCCAGGTGCCCATGCTTCCCGTTGTGTACCAAGGACCGTTGACCCTGAAAGCAGTTTTTTTACGCCAGCGAGCCCACATTAACTTTGGTGAACCAATTTACGTTCCTAAATCAAATAAACTAACCGATGCCGATCAGGTAGCGGTGGAAGCACAAATGGCCGCAGCCTTTGCCACGCTTGATCGGGAGCTTAATCCCAATTACGTTTACCACGACCACACGAAAAAAACCACTAAGTCATAG
- a CDS encoding isoprenyl transferase, which yields METNEVDRERVPKHVAIIMDGNGRWAQRRHLPRIAGHKRGMNVVEDITMAASDLGVRVLTLYAFSTENWKRPTTEVKYLMSLPSRFFNKFVPNLIANNVQVRTIGDSSQLPAETQRAVKQAQLDTATCDGMILNFALNYGSRAEITTAAQRIATEVQAGDLDPAVIDEQVLSEHLNTAFLGNEADPELLIRTSGEERLSNFLLWQLAYSELAFTDKLWPDFTPADFRAEIMAFQQRHRRFGGLNNK from the coding sequence ATGGAAACGAATGAAGTAGATCGCGAGCGCGTTCCCAAACACGTGGCGATCATCATGGACGGGAACGGCCGGTGGGCGCAACGCCGCCATTTACCGCGAATTGCTGGACATAAACGTGGGATGAATGTCGTTGAAGACATTACCATGGCTGCGAGTGATTTGGGGGTGCGGGTGTTAACTTTGTATGCCTTCTCGACCGAAAACTGGAAGCGCCCTACAACCGAGGTTAAATACTTAATGAGTTTACCCAGCCGGTTTTTTAATAAGTTTGTTCCGAACCTGATTGCCAATAACGTGCAAGTTCGCACCATTGGTGACAGTTCGCAACTTCCGGCAGAAACACAGCGGGCGGTAAAACAGGCCCAGCTGGATACGGCAACGTGTGACGGGATGATTCTCAACTTTGCCCTTAATTATGGGTCTCGGGCTGAAATCACGACGGCTGCCCAACGAATTGCAACTGAAGTGCAGGCCGGCGACCTTGATCCGGCAGTGATTGATGAACAAGTGCTCAGTGAGCATTTGAACACCGCCTTTTTAGGGAACGAGGCTGATCCAGAGTTGTTGATTCGAACGAGTGGTGAAGAACGGCTCTCGAATTTTTTACTGTGGCAGCTAGCCTACAGCGAGCTAGCCTTTACGGATAAACTCTGGCCAGATTTTACGCCAGCTGATTTTCGGGCTGAAATCATGGCATTTCAACAGCGCCACCGTCGCTTTGGTGGGCTGAACAATAAGTAG
- a CDS encoding phosphatidate cytidylyltransferase — protein sequence MKQRIITAIVALAIFIPIILMGGWLIELAAVALALVAMAEIFIMKKQIIISVEALIAFIGVAALVLPNLATGLLPTHLTPSVAFYGLVLLLLLCTVFFHKSFNFDDAGVYTLAILYIGFGFHYFVVARHDGLAVLFYALLIVWCTDTGAYFVGKYLGKHQLAKYVSPNKTWEGSVGGVVIATVVCSLYVSFFPISPAGLIPIIGLTVILSVAGQLGDLVESALKRYYGVKDSGKILPGHGGILDRFDSLLFVLPVLHLLGIV from the coding sequence ATGAAACAAAGAATTATTACGGCAATCGTAGCCCTCGCAATCTTTATTCCCATTATTTTAATGGGAGGTTGGTTGATTGAACTTGCTGCAGTTGCCTTGGCATTGGTAGCAATGGCAGAAATTTTCATTATGAAGAAACAGATCATTATTTCGGTGGAAGCACTGATTGCGTTTATCGGAGTAGCAGCGCTGGTGTTACCGAACCTAGCGACGGGTCTATTACCAACCCACCTGACGCCGAGTGTTGCCTTTTACGGGCTCGTCTTGTTATTACTCCTATGTACCGTCTTCTTTCACAAGAGTTTTAACTTTGATGATGCCGGGGTTTACACCCTCGCAATACTTTACATCGGATTTGGCTTCCATTATTTTGTCGTTGCTCGTCATGATGGATTGGCGGTCCTCTTTTACGCGTTGTTAATTGTGTGGTGTACCGATACCGGAGCGTACTTTGTGGGAAAATACTTGGGCAAGCATCAGCTGGCTAAGTACGTTTCGCCAAACAAAACCTGGGAAGGCTCCGTTGGTGGAGTGGTGATTGCGACGGTTGTTTGTTCGCTCTACGTGAGCTTCTTCCCCATTAGTCCCGCAGGGTTAATCCCCATAATTGGGTTAACTGTCATTCTATCGGTAGCAGGACAACTGGGTGATTTAGTTGAATCAGCTTTGAAACGGTACTATGGGGTAAAGGACTCCGGAAAAATTTTACCAGGACATGGTGGCATTCTTGATCGGTTTGACAGTCTTTTGTTTGTTTTACCGGTTCTCCATCTCTTAGGAATCGTTTAG
- the rseP gene encoding RIP metalloprotease RseP, whose translation MVTTIISFILVFGILVFVHEFGHFIVAKRAGIMVREFSIGMGPKLLFYRKNHTTYTIRLLPLGGYVRLAGSGDDDDDDLKQGTTVKLQLNHQQQVTKIDLSDKSNLFQGIPVQVTNADLVHDLEITGYENGDESELKHFSVNHDAVIVNREGIELQIAPADVQFQNAPVSKKLMVNAAGIVNNILLAIVAFTLLSFLQGGVPQNSNQIQLPAHQPSVARQAGLQSGDRIIAVDGHSTPTFNAVAERVSAKPNQRIRLTVVDHGRKRQVNLKTTSQTVQKRTVGLIGVTKSVDSSFTAKLTSGFSQTWQSTKQLGAALWRMVAGHFSLNDLGGPVAIYASTSQATTYGLVGVVSLLAWLSINLAVVNLIPIPALDGGKILLNLIELIRRKPLSENVETAITLVGFACLAILMILVTWNDIMRYFIR comes from the coding sequence TTGGTAACCACGATTATTAGTTTTATTCTTGTTTTTGGAATTTTGGTCTTTGTCCACGAGTTTGGGCATTTTATTGTAGCGAAACGCGCTGGAATCATGGTGCGTGAGTTTTCGATTGGAATGGGACCGAAGCTCTTGTTCTACCGAAAGAATCACACGACCTATACCATTCGCTTACTTCCTCTTGGGGGTTACGTCCGGTTAGCGGGTAGTGGTGATGATGACGATGATGATTTGAAACAAGGCACCACGGTCAAGTTACAACTGAACCACCAACAACAAGTTACAAAGATTGATCTAAGTGATAAAAGTAATTTGTTTCAGGGCATCCCAGTCCAAGTAACTAATGCGGATTTGGTCCATGACCTTGAAATTACGGGATACGAAAATGGCGATGAGAGTGAGTTAAAGCACTTTAGCGTTAATCACGACGCGGTGATTGTTAACCGGGAGGGCATCGAGTTGCAGATTGCCCCGGCTGACGTACAGTTTCAAAATGCACCCGTTAGCAAGAAACTAATGGTGAATGCCGCTGGGATTGTTAATAATATCTTGCTGGCCATTGTGGCCTTTACGCTGCTTTCCTTTTTACAGGGAGGCGTCCCCCAAAATTCAAATCAAATTCAGTTACCCGCGCACCAACCGAGTGTGGCGCGCCAAGCCGGTTTACAAAGTGGAGATCGGATTATCGCTGTTGATGGGCATTCCACTCCCACCTTTAATGCGGTGGCCGAACGGGTGAGTGCCAAGCCGAACCAACGCATTCGCTTGACGGTGGTTGACCACGGTCGTAAGCGCCAAGTGAACCTGAAAACGACGAGTCAAACGGTCCAGAAACGAACGGTTGGGTTGATTGGCGTAACGAAGTCCGTAGATTCCAGTTTCACTGCTAAGTTGACGTCGGGCTTTAGCCAAACTTGGCAGAGTACTAAGCAACTAGGCGCCGCGTTATGGCGGATGGTTGCTGGGCACTTCTCGCTCAATGACCTCGGTGGACCAGTGGCGATTTATGCTAGCACCTCCCAGGCCACAACCTATGGCTTGGTTGGGGTGGTTTCATTGTTGGCCTGGCTTTCGATTAACTTAGCAGTGGTGAACTTGATTCCGATCCCGGCCCTTGACGGGGGAAAAATTTTGCTTAATTTGATTGAGTTGATCAGACGGAAACCTCTGTCAGAAAACGTCGAAACAGCAATTACGCTAGTGGGGTTTGCCTGCCTAGCAATTTTAATGATTTTAGTAACTTGGAATGATATAATGCGGTACTTTATTCGTTAA
- the pyrH gene encoding UMP kinase, whose translation MADVKYKRIVLKLSGEALAGSKGFGINPPVIKKIAEEIRDVYNQGIQIAIVVGGGNMWRGEAGAEMGMERAQADYIGMLSTIMNGLALQDNLESAGVPTRLQTSIEMRQIAEPYIRRKAVRHLEKGRVVIFSGGTGNPYFSTDTTAVLRAAEIDADAILMAKNGVDGIYSADPNTTPSAEKFAKLTQMEILSKGLQVMDSTASSLSMDNNIPLVVFNLNEPGNIKRVVEGQNIGTIVEGK comes from the coding sequence ATGGCTGATGTGAAATATAAACGGATTGTTTTAAAACTAAGCGGAGAGGCGTTAGCTGGTTCGAAAGGTTTTGGAATTAATCCACCCGTAATCAAAAAAATTGCCGAAGAAATTCGTGATGTCTACAACCAAGGCATTCAAATTGCAATTGTTGTTGGTGGCGGGAACATGTGGCGTGGCGAAGCCGGCGCCGAAATGGGGATGGAACGTGCCCAAGCGGATTACATCGGTATGTTGTCCACCATCATGAACGGCCTTGCTTTGCAGGATAACCTGGAATCAGCTGGGGTGCCAACCCGGTTGCAAACGTCGATTGAAATGCGCCAAATTGCCGAACCATACATTCGCCGAAAAGCAGTCCGTCATTTGGAAAAGGGGCGGGTCGTAATTTTCTCTGGAGGAACCGGGAATCCGTACTTTTCGACCGATACGACGGCGGTGTTACGAGCGGCGGAAATTGATGCCGATGCCATTTTAATGGCTAAGAATGGGGTAGACGGGATTTATTCAGCTGACCCCAACACCACTCCGAGTGCCGAAAAGTTTGCGAAGTTAACGCAAATGGAAATTTTGAGCAAGGGCCTGCAGGTGATGGATTCAACGGCCAGTTCACTTTCGATGGACAATAACATCCCGTTGGTAGTGTTCAATTTAAACGAACCAGGGAACATTAAACGAGTCGTTGAAGGCCAAAACATTGGAACAATTGTGGAAGGAAAATAA
- the lexA gene encoding transcriptional repressor LexA, producing the protein MSSQVNTKQQEILQFIYENVLDHGYPPTVREIGKHVGLSSTSTVHGHLARLEKKGYIAKNPTKPRALEITEDGIRSLGVQPNTTENEMPLLGTVAAGEPILAVQEATDYFPIPNELRYQRADLFMLTISGESMINIGILDGDQVIVKRQPTAENGEIVIAMNDDGEATCKRFYKESDHFRLQPENDDMAPIILTNCVVLGKVVGLYRSEIE; encoded by the coding sequence ATGTCTTCTCAAGTCAATACAAAGCAGCAAGAAATTCTCCAATTCATCTACGAAAATGTCCTCGATCACGGATATCCCCCCACCGTCCGAGAAATTGGCAAGCACGTAGGTCTCTCTTCGACGTCCACGGTGCACGGGCATCTTGCTCGGTTAGAAAAGAAGGGGTACATTGCTAAAAACCCGACGAAACCACGGGCACTAGAAATTACCGAGGATGGCATTCGGTCGCTTGGTGTGCAACCCAATACGACGGAAAATGAAATGCCCCTCTTAGGAACGGTGGCCGCTGGAGAACCGATTTTAGCCGTGCAAGAGGCCACTGACTACTTCCCGATTCCTAACGAATTACGCTATCAACGGGCGGATCTGTTCATGTTAACCATTAGTGGCGAAAGTATGATTAACATCGGCATTTTAGATGGAGATCAGGTGATTGTCAAACGGCAACCAACCGCGGAAAACGGAGAAATTGTGATTGCCATGAATGATGATGGCGAGGCCACTTGCAAGCGTTTCTACAAGGAAAGTGATCACTTTCGGCTCCAGCCCGAAAATGACGACATGGCCCCGATCATCCTCACGAACTGTGTGGTGCTGGGTAAGGTCGTCGGCCTGTACCGGAGTGAAATTGAATAG